A segment of the Flavobacterium azooxidireducens genome:
AGTTTGTTGTTGTTTGTTCAATTCAAAAAACGAATGAATGCTTTTGGAAGCCAAATTGTTTCCGCAGTAATCATCGAGGTACTTTAAACTTAACCCGGCTCTGTATTTTCCGGCAATTTGTTCGTTGAATTTTAGTAAAGTGTTTTTCGGATTTCCGATGGGTTGATCTAAATTTTTTCTTGTCATCAGCATATAATAATAACTGTATTGCTCGTTAAAATCTAAATTAAATAAGTTAAAACCTTTTAGTATTTTTAGTTTAGAAATATTTCCCATCATTTTCATGTCGGGATAATTTTCATCAATATATTTCATCATGATGTGCACTTGAATGGCATCATAAATCCAATTGTCGTTGCGAGCATTTAGTTTTAAATTATTTTTTAAATATCTGTTTACATAGGTTTTTAGAAACTTAATTTCATATAAAAAACTATCAGGATATGGGCTGATAAAAGCCGGAAGTTGATTTAATCCGTAAAAAGGATTTCTTTCATAATCAGCTTGTGAGACTATTATGGTTGAATTATTTGTAGAACCAATATTTTCATCAGTAAATTTTACAATTTTATCAATAATCACCGCTTTTTGAATATCATCAAGGCGATTGTCTTTTAGGTTGGTATAAACATCTGCAATTGAATTTTTATAACGATTGAAGGTGATGATTTCTTCTGAATAAATGCTGAAATCGGTTCTATCTTTTCCTTCTAAAGTATAAATGGTATGTTTTCCATTTTTTTCAGATGAAACGATCGTCAAATCTGAAAAAAGTTTTTGATTTTGTGTTGTTTTGAAAGTAATAGTATAATCCGAAGGAGCATTTGTAATATCATCTACATTATAATTGCTATTCATACAAAAAGCATTGTTTTCAAATCTTGCAGCAGTTAAAAACCAATTCTTTAGGTTAAATCCACCTTCGTTAGTATAACCGTATTTTGTGAATTTATTACTCGGAATTTTAACGCGATAAGTGAGATTGAATTTAATTTTTTGATTTGGACCCAATTTTTCATTTAAAGTTACTTCAATCAAATCCGGATGTTTTTCGGGTCGGCACCAATTTAAAAAAGATTTGTTTTCATCAATGATTGTTATATCTGATGTACTTCCTCTTTCATACGATTTTGCTAAATGAAAACTCCTTACAAATTCATCTGAAAATCGTTTGGCTAAGGGAGTGTTTTTATCTGAAAAAGCATTGTTCCAGTCATTCAAAATGATTTTGCCAAGACTGTCAGTTCCCGTATTTTGAAAAATAATCTCCTGCTGAACGGTGAGTGACTTTTGTTCAGGAAGCAATTCAACATAAAGTGAATTACTGTTTTGAGCAAATAAACACTTACCAATCAGCAAAGTAGAAAGGCAAAAGATAATTTTAATAAAAGAATTCAACTGCAATTTTTTAGGTTGAAAGATATTAAATTATTTGCATCAAAATGTTATTAAAATGTTTAAGTTGTTAAAAAAAACACCTCTTCAGCTTAAATTCAGTAGATTTGCTAAAACTAAATACCCATGACAAAAAGATTACATCTTTGGGTCTGCTTATTATTGCCGTTTTGTTTTTATTCGCAAGTGGTAATTAATGAAGTAGATGCAGATACTCCAGGACTAGACGTTCAAGAATTTATAGAATTAAAATCAGAATCACCCTATTTTTCACTTGACGGATATATTTTAGTATTTTTTAACGGAGGAAGTACCGGAACAGGAACTTTGAGTTATTATACCATAAATCTTGCAGGTTTAGTAACGGATGGAAATGGAATTGTTCTATTAGGAAATTCGCAAGTTAATCCTGCACCTTCAAGACTTTTTCCTCAAAATACAGTTCAAAACGGACCTGATGCTATAGCAATTTATCAGGATATTATTGATACATTTCCAATTGATACACCGGCTACTACCACAAATTTAATTGATGCATTAATTTACGGAAATAGTAACACTCAAGCCACAGCACTTCAAACGGCATTGAATATTTTTGTGCAAACGAATGAAAATGTAAACGGTCAGATTACAACTCAATCGATACAAAGAAAAAATGATGGAACTTACGAAGTAAAAACTCCAACACCAAGAACAAACAACGACGGAAGCGGAATTGTTTACAATGGTATCGAAGTAATAACATCTACATCATTACTAAACGAAGGTGAAAGTGTAACAATTTCTTTTGAAACAGATACTCCGGTTGCAGAAACTTTAAATTTCACTTTAAATTTAAATAATGGAACATTTACAACTGCTGATTTTACAGGAAATCTTTCTGTAACAATTCCCATGGGAAGTTCATCTGCTTCAACACAAATTCAAGTTACAAATGACGGAATTAATGATGGTGATGAAGAAATGAATATTGTTGTTGGTTCATTACCGGAAGGCTATATTACTTTGAATAATAGTGTGAAGGTTCGTGTTTTAGATATAAATTTTCAAGTAGCCGATTGGGGAACACCACTTACTCCAACTTTTGGAAATGTAAACAGTACAGCTCCGGCAGGTTATTATGATTCGTTGGAAGGCCTTTCGGGAGCTTCATTAAAACAAGCTGTTCAAGATATTATTGCTAATCCTTCTGTTGTACGAGCTCATTCGTATGGAGATGTGGTAGAAATTTTGAACAATGCCGATCAAAACCCTGCAAATAATAATCAAGTTTGGTTGATGTATGTTGAACGTCCGCAAACAAAAATAGATTATCAAACCGGTTCAAGTATTGTAGGTTTTTGGAATCGTGAGCACATTTGGCCTCAATCTAGAGGTGGTTTTTCTGGAGGAACTTCTTCTTTTGCAGACGGAATTGATATTTGGTTACCAACGAATGCAGATGATATTTTAACAGGACATTCCGATGCACATCACATTAGAGCAGAAGATGGTCAGGAAAATAGTTCCAGAGGAAACCGCGATTATGGTAGCGATTATAATGGTCCAGCTGGAAATACAGGCACTTGGAAAGGTGATGTAGCTCGTTCTCTGTTTTACATGGCTGTTCGTTACAACGGCTTGAACTTGGTTAATGGAAATCCACCTGATAATATTAATGGTCAAATGGGTGATTTGGCTTCGTTGTTAACTTGGAATTCAACCGATCCTTCGGATGATTTTGAAATGAACCGAAATAATTACATTTATACTTGGCAAATGAACCGAAATCCGTTTATCGATTATCCGGAATTAGCCAATTATATTTTTGGAGAAAATTTTGGTGATCAATGGTTTGCTCCGTTGAGTGTAGCTGAAAATAATTTTAGTGAAGTAAAGGTGTATCCAATTCCAACCCAAAATGAAATCAATATTAGCGGAATTGATAATGAAGCAAATGTGACAATTTTTTCATTAGAAGGCGTTCAGGTTTATCAAACTAAAATTAACGGATTTACTCAGTTAAGATTAAATTTAGCTTCGGGCATGTATTTGATGAATATTGAATCTGACAAACAAAAATTGACGAAGAAGATCATTATAAAATAAAGAAAAATTAAAATTAGATTATAAAACAAAACCACTCTTTTTACGAGTGGTTTTGTTTTATAAATCAATTCGGTACGTTCTTCGTTTTCGGTCAACTACTGAGTTGAAATTTTTCCATAAATTGTGAATGGCGTTATTTTCTTCTAATTCGGGAGTTCTGTTGCATTGTGTGATTCCTTTTTCTTTAAAAACCCGATAATATTCTCTAAAAACAAGTGCTGTAACACCTTTGTTTTGGTATTCAGGATCAATGCCAATTAGATAAAATAACACTTCTTTGCTATGTTTTTTGGCTTTCAAAAGATGATAGAATCCAAAAGGAAATAAACGTCCGTTTGCTTTT
Coding sequences within it:
- a CDS encoding endonuclease produces the protein MTKRLHLWVCLLLPFCFYSQVVINEVDADTPGLDVQEFIELKSESPYFSLDGYILVFFNGGSTGTGTLSYYTINLAGLVTDGNGIVLLGNSQVNPAPSRLFPQNTVQNGPDAIAIYQDIIDTFPIDTPATTTNLIDALIYGNSNTQATALQTALNIFVQTNENVNGQITTQSIQRKNDGTYEVKTPTPRTNNDGSGIVYNGIEVITSTSLLNEGESVTISFETDTPVAETLNFTLNLNNGTFTTADFTGNLSVTIPMGSSSASTQIQVTNDGINDGDEEMNIVVGSLPEGYITLNNSVKVRVLDINFQVADWGTPLTPTFGNVNSTAPAGYYDSLEGLSGASLKQAVQDIIANPSVVRAHSYGDVVEILNNADQNPANNNQVWLMYVERPQTKIDYQTGSSIVGFWNREHIWPQSRGGFSGGTSSFADGIDIWLPTNADDILTGHSDAHHIRAEDGQENSSRGNRDYGSDYNGPAGNTGTWKGDVARSLFYMAVRYNGLNLVNGNPPDNINGQMGDLASLLTWNSTDPSDDFEMNRNNYIYTWQMNRNPFIDYPELANYIFGENFGDQWFAPLSVAENNFSEVKVYPIPTQNEINISGIDNEANVTIFSLEGVQVYQTKINGFTQLRLNLASGMYLMNIESDKQKLTKKIIIK